One Coffea arabica cultivar ET-39 chromosome 5c, Coffea Arabica ET-39 HiFi, whole genome shotgun sequence DNA window includes the following coding sequences:
- the LOC140007577 gene encoding putative pentatricopeptide repeat-containing protein At3g01580, whose product MRTWQTLLRLFQSCKDGKSLASLHSIVLKTGLISDVFWAAKLNHLYRLYVPLTTVRRLFDETPQRTTYTWNSMLNCYCADKQYQETLSLFFHMLSFEKPDYFTVAIALKACSALRALDFGKKIHGFIKKNESIDSNLFVGSRLIEFYSKCGNLDDASHVLGDYDIPDVVLWTTLVTGYQQNGEPDEALDTFSRMVMVGGLTPDPIVLVSVVTACAQLLDLNAGKSVHGFMIRKKFGGLSLLNALLHFYAKSGSVKAGANLFSVMEEKDVISWGSMISCYAYNGYARHALELFDEMMVRGVEPNSVVVISALQACEAAHDVELGKKLHKLAVHQGFELDVMVATALIDMYMSCASPDDAVELFGRMVEKDAFSWSAILCGCVQNGLACQSMGLFKDMLCTQIQPDAVIMVKILTACAELGILQQACCLHGYLIRGGFDNSTFVGASLVEAYAKCGSLGDAIKVFERMKEKDVVIWSSMFAGYGFHGQGRELLELFYEMINSSTVSPNNVTFLSILSACSHAGLVEEATKLFNMMINDYQLIPESKHYGIMVDLLGRNGDLNHAMDIINQMPLPVHPDVWGALLGASRIHQNMEMAEVAARNVFHLDPNHAGYYILLSHMYAVDGKWDNAARVRTFVKEKQFKKVSGQSIIELRDETCSFVANDRYHPNSEQIYDAVSVIHTKMREEGYNPDLDFLQHDKEDGFMS is encoded by the coding sequence ATGAGAACTTGGCAAACACTGCTCCGCCTCTTTCAATCATGTAAAGATGGCAAATCGCTAGCCTCATTGCACTCCATCGTCCTAAAAACCGGTCTGATTTCCGATGTCTTCTGGGCGGCAAAACTCAACCATCTTTACCGCCTTTACGTGCCTCTCACCACAGTTCGCAGACTGTTTGACGAAACGCCCCAGCGAACTACGTACACCTGGAACTCCATGCTCAATTGCTACTGTGCGGACAAACAATATCAGGAAACGCTATCCCTCTTTTTCCACATGTTGTCCTTCGAAAAGCCTGACTACTTTACTGTGGCCATTGCACTAAAGGCATGTTCCGCCTTGAGAGctcttgattttggaaaaaagattCATGGCTTCATAAAGAAGAACGAGTCTATTGACTCTAACTTATTCGTTGGATCTAGGCTTATTGAGTTCTATTCAAAATGTGGAAATCTCGATGACGCTTCACATGTTTTAGGGGACTATGATATCCctgatgttgttttgtggactACACTGGTTACTGGGTATCAGCAGAATGGCGAACCTGACGAGGCATTGGACACTTTTTCTAGAATGGTTATGGTGGGAGGTCTTACTCCGGACCCAATTGTGCTTGTTAGTGTTGTTACCGCATGTGCTCAATTGTTGGACTTGAATGCTGGGAAAAGTGTACATGGCTTTATGATTAGGAAGAAATTTGGAGGCTTGTCTCTGCTCAATGCTCTGTTGCATTTTTATGCAAAGTCCGGATCTGTTAAAGCTGGAGCTAATTTGTTTTCAGTAATGGAAGAGAAGGATGTGATTTCATGGGGTTCTATGATTTCGTGTTATGCTTATAATGGATATGCACGTCACGCTTTAGAACTTTTTGATGAGATGATGGTTAGAGGCGTTGAACCTAATTCAGTTGTTGTCATTAGCGCTTTGCAAGCTTGTGAAGCTGCTCATGACGTGGAGCTGGGCAAGAAGTTACATAAACTTGCTGTGCACCAAGGGTTTGAGTTGGATGTCATGGTGGCTACAGCTCTAATCGATATGTACATGAGTTGCGCTTCCCCCGATGATGCTGTTGAGCTGTTTGGAAGGATGGTTGAAAAGGATGCTTTTTCTTGGTCTGCTATCTTATGTGGGTGTGTGCAAAATGGGCTTGCCTGTCAGTCAATGGGACTGTTCAAGGACATGCTTTGTACTCAAATCCAACCAGATGCTGTTATCATGGTGAAAATTCTCACAGCTTGTGCAGAATTAGGAATTCTTCAACAAGCTTGTTGTCTACATGGATACTTGATCAGAGGTGGCTTTGACAACAGCACTTTTGTTGGGGCTTCGCTCGTCGAAGCATATGCAAAATGCGGTAGCTTGGGTGATGCTATCAAGGTTTTTGAAAggatgaaagaaaaagatgtTGTTATTTGGAGCTCTATGTTTGCTGGTTATGGATTTCATGGGCAAGGGAGGGAATTATTAGAATTGTTTTATGAGATGATTAATAGTTCAACAGTTAGCCCAAACAATGTgacttttctttcaattttatccGCATGTAGTCATGCAGGTCTAGTTGAAGAAGCAACTAAGTTATTTAACATGATGATCAATGACTACCAATTGATACCTGAATCGAAGCATTATGGGATAATGGTTGATCTGCTTGGCCGGAATGGAGATTTGAACCATGCCATGGACATTATCAACCAAATGCCCTTACCAGTCCATCCTGATGTATGGGGGGCTTTACTTGGTGCCTCACGGATTCATCAGAACATGGAGATGGCTGAAGTTGCTGCCAGGAATGTCTTTCACTTGGACCCCAATCATGCTGGTTATTACATTCTATTATCTCATATGTATGCTGTCGATGGAAAGTGGGACAATGCAGCTAGAGTTCGAACTTTTGTGAAGGAAAAACAATTCAAGAAGGTATCAGGTCAAAGTATTATTGAACTCAGGGACGAGACCTGCAGTTTTGTAGCTAATGACAGATATCACCCAAATTCTGAACAGATTTATGATGCGGTGTCAGTGATACATACTAAAATGAGAGAAGAGGGTTACAATCCGGACTTGGATTTTCTGCAGCATGATAAGGAGGATGGTTTCATGTCCTGA